In one Oscillatoria sp. FACHB-1406 genomic region, the following are encoded:
- a CDS encoding HAMP domain-containing sensor histidine kinase: protein MFQATRRRLALWYAGVTALLLLVFATGVYGYVRSTLIDRIDDTLNHVVEVVERSLVLQTEAGAKVNFDRNVEVVGDDRIEIEWFDSNGQLLWSTFPEPLELPLQPYSRGHTVRVPGNTLLRQVTQPIERNIAEPLRQRAIIGYLRVSHPWFEVTKPIHQLIVDLSAATIAMVGCSAGVGWWLSGLAIQPVRDSYQRLKQFTADASHELRNPIATIQTNVQTALAYPDAEPQQRQRQLQAIERLTRRLGRLTNDLLFLARSDSGMLLGDEQELPLDALLIEAIEEQRLIAEQQGIYLSARIVEPEEEACALGEAVFETKGDWDRLARLFTNLISNALEHANLQEVSSQQGQEAAVEVELQRVKKDRTTWLQVQVRDTGAGIPESAVPNLFERFYRVDPARARDPEGEMGTGLGLAIARAIVESHRGQISVSSVLNRGTTFTVLLPAAK from the coding sequence ATGTTTCAAGCAACTCGCCGTCGCTTAGCACTCTGGTATGCAGGCGTTACGGCGCTGTTGCTGCTTGTCTTTGCGACAGGGGTTTATGGGTATGTCCGCAGTACGTTGATCGATCGCATTGACGATACGCTCAATCATGTCGTCGAGGTTGTGGAGCGATCGCTCGTTCTCCAAACCGAAGCAGGCGCGAAAGTCAATTTCGATCGCAATGTCGAAGTTGTGGGCGACGATCGGATTGAGATTGAATGGTTCGACTCCAACGGACAGCTACTTTGGTCTACCTTTCCCGAACCCCTCGAGCTTCCCCTACAACCCTACTCGCGAGGTCATACCGTTCGCGTCCCCGGCAATACACTTCTGCGACAAGTTACGCAACCAATCGAACGCAACATCGCCGAACCCCTGCGCCAGCGGGCGATTATTGGCTACCTGCGCGTCAGCCATCCTTGGTTTGAAGTCACCAAACCGATCCACCAACTGATTGTAGACTTAAGCGCGGCAACAATCGCGATGGTCGGCTGCTCTGCCGGGGTGGGTTGGTGGCTATCGGGGCTAGCCATTCAACCCGTGCGCGATTCCTACCAGCGCTTAAAACAATTTACCGCCGATGCTTCCCACGAACTGAGAAATCCGATCGCAACAATTCAAACCAACGTCCAAACTGCCCTCGCCTACCCCGATGCCGAACCGCAACAACGGCAACGCCAACTCCAAGCGATCGAACGCTTGACGCGCCGCTTGGGGCGCTTAACCAACGATTTGTTATTTTTAGCCCGTTCCGATAGCGGAATGCTGCTAGGCGACGAACAAGAGTTACCCCTCGATGCGCTTTTAATTGAAGCGATTGAAGAACAGCGCCTTATCGCCGAACAGCAAGGAATTTATCTGTCGGCGCGCATTGTCGAACCCGAAGAAGAAGCTTGTGCTTTGGGCGAAGCGGTTTTTGAGACGAAGGGCGATTGGGATCGGTTGGCGCGTTTGTTTACCAACTTAATTAGCAACGCGCTCGAACACGCTAATTTACAAGAAGTATCCAGCCAACAGGGGCAAGAAGCAGCCGTAGAAGTTGAGTTGCAGCGCGTCAAAAAAGACCGCACGACTTGGTTGCAGGTGCAGGTGCGCGATACTGGGGCGGGCATTCCCGAATCTGCGGTTCCTAATTTGTTCGAGCGCTTCTATCGGGTGGATCCGGCGCGGGCTAGGGATCCTGAAGGCGAAATGGGGACGGGATTGGGACTCGCGATCGCGCGCGCGATCGTCGAAAGCCATCGCGGACAGATTAGCGTCAGCAGCGTCCTCAATCGCGGCACGACCTTTACCGTCCTACTTCCAGCGGCTAAATAA
- the nblR gene encoding response regulator transcription factor NblR codes for MSVASVDPHPCVMLVKTDEDFTQQASLDLQEAGYATAIVTDTNKGLHRVNELQPAMMVLDQALAGDAGLQLCRQIRSSGNRIPILMLTATDSVEARIACLEAGADDYLLKLNCRQTFLEVVRFYLQPPETQSEQLRFGDLSLDLSTRRAFRNGRGIDLTMKEFELLKYLMGHPREVLTREQILENVWGYDFLGESNVIEVYIRYLRLKIEDEGEKRLIQTVRGVGYVLRET; via the coding sequence ATGTCTGTTGCTTCTGTTGACCCCCATCCCTGCGTTATGTTAGTCAAAACAGATGAGGACTTTACGCAACAGGCAAGCCTCGATTTGCAAGAAGCAGGCTACGCAACAGCCATTGTCACCGATACAAACAAAGGACTGCACCGCGTCAACGAACTTCAACCAGCGATGATGGTATTGGATCAAGCTCTTGCAGGCGATGCGGGATTGCAATTGTGTCGCCAAATTAGAAGTAGCGGCAATCGCATTCCCATTCTGATGCTGACGGCAACGGACTCGGTGGAAGCTCGCATTGCTTGTCTGGAAGCAGGGGCAGATGACTATCTGTTGAAGTTGAATTGTCGGCAAACGTTTTTAGAGGTAGTTCGCTTCTACCTACAACCGCCAGAAACCCAAAGCGAACAGTTGCGCTTTGGCGATTTAAGCCTCGATTTATCAACGCGCCGTGCTTTTCGGAACGGCAGGGGCATCGATTTGACGATGAAGGAATTTGAGTTGTTAAAGTATTTAATGGGTCATCCTCGCGAGGTTTTAACGCGGGAGCAAATTCTCGAGAATGTTTGGGGCTACGATTTTTTAGGGGAGTCGAACGTGATTGAGGTGTATATTCGCTACTTGCGTCTTAAGATTGAAGATGAAGGCGAGAAGCGTTTGATTCAGACGGTACGAGGCGTAGGTTACGTTCTTCGGGAAACCTAG
- a CDS encoding DUF192 domain-containing protein: MKNERQLPIEKEKNFCGLGKLSTILAISIFMFGCATPGSTPSSSNSASTGTSIISTPPGGQVLPIEATAVLGGETIELEVARTSAQQSLGLMFRDRLPDNRGMLFPFTPAREVGFWMKNVPVGLDMVFVRQGVIRAIVTAPPCTDDPCPTYGPAEPIDGVIELREGRAEELGLKIGDGVELRLGADASGQ; this comes from the coding sequence ATGAAGAATGAAAGACAATTGCCAATCGAAAAAGAAAAAAACTTCTGCGGGCTGGGTAAACTGAGTACCATACTAGCGATTAGCATATTCATGTTCGGTTGTGCGACTCCGGGTTCGACTCCTAGTAGCTCCAACTCTGCGAGTACAGGTACGTCTATCATTTCAACACCACCGGGAGGACAGGTGTTACCGATTGAAGCCACAGCGGTTTTGGGCGGCGAAACGATTGAGTTGGAGGTAGCGCGTACTTCCGCCCAGCAGTCCCTCGGTCTGATGTTTCGCGATCGCTTGCCGGATAATCGAGGAATGCTATTTCCCTTTACTCCAGCGCGGGAAGTTGGGTTTTGGATGAAAAACGTACCGGTGGGGCTGGATATGGTGTTTGTTCGCCAGGGAGTCATTCGCGCGATTGTCACCGCACCGCCCTGCACCGACGATCCTTGCCCCACTTACGGTCCGGCAGAACCCATCGATGGCGTGATCGAACTGCGGGAGGGGCGCGCTGAAGAGTTGGGGTTGAAAATTGGCGATGGTGTCGAGCTTCGCTTGGGGGCAGATGCAAGCGGACAATAA
- a CDS encoding GAF domain-containing protein gives MISPAAPTPSPNEDSPSGVLLAKGLTEKSTNYKKLIAAVLGWTGKEPFLTQMLCKLIVDAPDKPSEGGEGEWVDNLVRSQWLENWESRDELKSLRATRDRLRQPKPRSIKMLQLYREILQQGEIAANNSAEQKELQLLGLVAKQGTKLRVHNWIQASIFNLEWVENTLENLHEKVESSDAEFVQGFAELERKLLIAQVDILAQTDRAAADDSSVAQTLYEVLRDVTAKVGEILAAERTTIFLLNEDKTELWSLVAQGQSGEFLDIQLRIGEGIAGQVAAERQIIHIPDNVYSDPRSQLVKEFDKKYNYQTNNILAFPILDDHQELIAVIQLLNKVPQAETAMKGFTVTDIERLAKCVVPIRRILEICQSAYAATKKVRATAALAEATRSLDSLDLADATTVLQTIMQAAKKLMNADRSTLWLVDRDRGELWTELPQKVIIRCPIGVGFAGKVAETRKPTIIPFDLYDNPHATNAKKTDEKTRYRTCSLLCMPVFGPDGELLGVTQLVNKRKPGTNLEYDPVSWPMVPDYFKASFDKNDRQSMQVFNERVGAILNYVRTHQAAKRSAEETPRETFYQALVLLSEAIAFRSTSSYETLYAWLELIGTALRQAVNCEAVTIFLFDRAARELGTLVADSPGDAVRETIVPCDRGFAARVLADRSVRLNNNLDSDPAALRSEEYQTVKATSLHHILLFPFFDSAEMPVAIIRFLNKLNDPLVAGVPLSEQIDPEGFLKADARLLHKHRENLLPLLLACQTFYSNIRQH, from the coding sequence ATGATTTCCCCGGCCGCACCTACCCCAAGCCCAAACGAAGATAGTCCTTCTGGAGTTCTCCTGGCGAAGGGATTGACCGAAAAATCGACGAATTATAAAAAGCTGATTGCGGCGGTTTTGGGCTGGACGGGAAAGGAACCTTTTCTGACGCAAATGCTGTGCAAGTTAATCGTGGATGCCCCGGATAAGCCATCAGAAGGCGGTGAAGGGGAATGGGTCGATAACTTGGTGCGATCGCAATGGCTGGAAAATTGGGAAAGTCGCGATGAGCTAAAATCCTTACGAGCGACGCGCGATCGCCTCAGACAGCCCAAACCGCGCAGCATTAAGATGTTGCAACTCTATCGCGAAATTTTGCAACAAGGCGAGATAGCCGCGAATAACAGCGCCGAACAGAAGGAACTGCAACTGCTGGGCTTGGTGGCAAAGCAGGGGACAAAACTGAGGGTTCATAACTGGATTCAAGCCTCGATTTTTAACCTGGAGTGGGTGGAGAACACCCTCGAAAATTTGCACGAAAAAGTCGAGTCCTCGGATGCGGAATTCGTGCAAGGGTTTGCAGAATTAGAACGCAAGCTGTTAATCGCCCAAGTCGATATCCTGGCGCAAACCGATCGCGCGGCGGCAGACGATAGCAGCGTCGCGCAAACCTTGTACGAGGTGTTGCGAGATGTGACGGCAAAGGTTGGCGAAATTCTGGCGGCCGAGCGCACGACGATTTTTCTGCTTAACGAAGATAAAACCGAGTTATGGTCGTTGGTGGCCCAAGGACAAAGCGGCGAATTTCTCGATATTCAATTGCGCATCGGCGAGGGAATCGCCGGTCAAGTGGCAGCCGAGCGGCAGATTATTCATATTCCGGATAATGTGTATAGCGACCCGCGATCGCAGTTGGTTAAGGAGTTTGATAAAAAGTACAACTACCAAACTAACAATATCCTCGCTTTTCCCATTCTCGACGACCATCAAGAGTTGATTGCGGTGATTCAACTCCTTAATAAAGTGCCGCAGGCGGAAACGGCGATGAAAGGGTTTACCGTAACCGATATCGAACGGTTGGCAAAGTGCGTCGTGCCGATTCGCCGTATTTTGGAGATTTGTCAGTCAGCTTATGCGGCGACGAAGAAGGTGCGGGCGACGGCAGCGCTGGCGGAGGCGACGCGATCGCTCGACAGTCTCGATTTGGCCGATGCAACAACCGTATTGCAAACGATCATGCAGGCGGCTAAAAAGCTCATGAATGCCGATCGCTCGACTTTATGGCTAGTCGATCGCGATCGCGGCGAGTTATGGACGGAATTGCCGCAAAAAGTTATTATTCGCTGTCCCATCGGCGTAGGGTTTGCCGGGAAAGTCGCCGAAACCCGCAAACCAACAATTATTCCCTTCGATCTCTACGATAATCCTCACGCAACAAATGCGAAGAAAACTGACGAAAAAACACGCTATCGCACTTGTAGCTTATTATGTATGCCGGTGTTCGGTCCCGATGGCGAATTGTTGGGCGTGACGCAACTGGTGAACAAGCGCAAGCCGGGAACGAATCTGGAGTACGATCCCGTCTCTTGGCCGATGGTGCCGGATTATTTTAAGGCGAGTTTTGATAAGAACGATCGCCAATCGATGCAGGTGTTTAACGAACGAGTCGGTGCAATTCTTAATTACGTCCGCACCCACCAAGCGGCTAAGCGGAGTGCTGAGGAAACGCCGCGAGAGACGTTCTATCAAGCGCTGGTTTTGTTGAGTGAGGCGATCGCATTTCGCTCGACCTCCAGCTACGAAACGCTTTATGCTTGGCTGGAATTGATTGGTACTGCCCTTCGCCAAGCAGTGAATTGCGAGGCTGTAACGATCTTTTTGTTCGATCGCGCGGCTCGGGAATTGGGAACGTTAGTGGCAGATTCGCCGGGAGATGCGGTTCGCGAAACGATTGTACCGTGCGATCGCGGTTTTGCGGCGCGGGTTCTGGCCGATCGCTCGGTGCGGCTTAACAATAACCTCGACAGCGATCCCGCCGCGCTACGATCGGAGGAATACCAAACCGTCAAAGCAACTTCCCTGCACCACATTCTCTTATTTCCTTTTTTTGATAGCGCGGAAATGCCTGTGGCGATTATTCGCTTTCTCAATAAACTAAACGATCCGCTCGTTGCAGGCGTTCCTCTTTCCGAGCAAATCGATCCGGAGGGATTTCTTAAAGCCGATGCGAGATTGCTTCACAAGCATCGAGAAAACCTTCTTCCCTTACTCCTCGCCTGCCAAACTTTCTACAGCAACATTCGACAGCATTAA
- the msrA gene encoding peptide-methionine (S)-S-oxide reductase MsrA: protein MALFGFGKKLTLPSEAEALPGRSESMSVPAQHYVNSNPLKPPFPEGLETAMFGLGCFWGAERKFWQQEGVFVTAVGYAAGVTPNPTYQEVCSGRTGHNEVVLVVFDPKIIDYSELLKVFWESHNPTQGMRQGNDTGTQYRSGIYVYSDRQRQLAETSKASYQEALSAAGYGEITTEILDAPEFYYAEAYHQQYLAKNPNGYCGLGGTQVSCPIPTAVPAP, encoded by the coding sequence ATGGCACTATTTGGATTTGGCAAAAAGTTAACCCTTCCCTCGGAAGCAGAAGCTTTACCGGGGCGCTCGGAATCGATGTCGGTTCCCGCTCAGCACTACGTTAACAGCAATCCCCTCAAGCCTCCCTTTCCCGAAGGCTTAGAGACCGCTATGTTCGGCTTGGGATGCTTCTGGGGAGCAGAGCGCAAATTTTGGCAGCAAGAGGGCGTTTTTGTCACGGCAGTGGGTTATGCAGCAGGCGTAACTCCAAACCCGACTTATCAAGAAGTCTGTTCGGGAAGAACGGGTCATAACGAAGTCGTTCTGGTCGTTTTCGACCCAAAAATTATCGACTATTCAGAGTTGCTGAAAGTATTTTGGGAAAGTCACAACCCGACTCAAGGAATGCGCCAGGGTAATGATACTGGGACGCAGTATCGTTCCGGTATTTATGTTTACAGCGATCGCCAACGCCAACTGGCAGAAACTTCCAAAGCCTCTTACCAAGAAGCTTTAAGTGCAGCAGGCTATGGCGAGATTACCACCGAGATTCTCGATGCTCCCGAATTCTACTACGCTGAAGCTTATCACCAGCAGTACCTCGCCAAAAATCCCAACGGCTACTGCGGTTTAGGGGGAACCCAGGTCAGTTGTCCGATTCCGACGGCAGTTCCCGCGCCTTAG
- a CDS encoding NAD(+) kinase, whose amino-acid sequence MPKIGIIYNNIKPIATRVAHELKEQLASLGCEVCMATSFSGILGYARPENPLCHTPVDGLVPPGFDETMAFGIVLGGDGTVLAAFRQVAPCKLPLLAVNTGHMGFLTESYVNQLPKVLEQLLEGNYRVEKRSMLTVRVCRNDEAVWEALCLNEMVVHREPLTSMCHFEIKIGQHAAVDIAADGVIVSTPTGSTAYSLSAGGPVVTPDVPVLQLIPICPHSLASRALVFSDSEPVKIFPATPNPMIMVVDGNGGCYILPEDRIEVERSPYSARFIRLQRPEFFRILREKLGWGLPHIAKPTSVELP is encoded by the coding sequence GTGCCGAAAATAGGCATTATTTACAACAACATTAAACCCATTGCTACTCGCGTTGCCCACGAACTCAAGGAGCAACTCGCCAGTTTGGGCTGCGAGGTTTGCATGGCCACCAGCTTTAGCGGCATCCTCGGATACGCTCGCCCGGAAAACCCCCTCTGCCATACGCCTGTCGATGGTCTAGTTCCTCCGGGTTTTGACGAAACAATGGCATTTGGAATTGTTTTAGGCGGCGATGGCACAGTATTAGCAGCCTTTCGTCAAGTCGCGCCCTGCAAGTTACCCTTACTGGCAGTTAATACCGGACATATGGGATTTCTCACCGAATCCTATGTCAACCAACTTCCCAAAGTTCTCGAACAATTGTTAGAAGGGAACTATCGGGTCGAAAAGCGCTCGATGCTAACCGTTCGCGTCTGTCGAAATGATGAAGCTGTATGGGAGGCACTCTGTCTCAACGAAATGGTCGTCCATCGCGAACCACTCACGAGTATGTGCCATTTTGAAATTAAAATCGGTCAGCACGCAGCCGTCGATATCGCGGCTGATGGTGTAATTGTTTCGACTCCCACTGGCTCGACTGCCTATTCTCTGAGCGCGGGCGGGCCTGTCGTAACGCCCGATGTGCCAGTGCTACAATTAATACCCATCTGTCCCCACTCTTTGGCATCGCGTGCTTTGGTCTTTTCCGACAGCGAACCCGTCAAGATTTTTCCAGCTACGCCCAACCCAATGATTATGGTGGTCGATGGGAATGGCGGATGTTACATTTTGCCAGAGGATCGCATTGAAGTCGAGCGATCGCCCTATTCGGCTCGCTTCATTCGCTTGCAAAGACCCGAATTTTTCCGCATTTTACGCGAAAAGCTCGGTTGGGGACTGCCGCACATTGCTAAGCCGACTTCCGTCGAACTCCCTTAA
- a CDS encoding DUF2949 domain-containing protein — MKPVTYRRFIRFLKEELALSTDSIAIAERQYKRSPSPLPMILWQYGLVTLEQLDRIFDWMESPQGLS; from the coding sequence ATGAAACCAGTGACTTATCGTCGATTTATTCGCTTCCTTAAAGAAGAATTAGCGCTTTCAACGGATTCGATCGCGATTGCCGAACGCCAGTATAAAAGAAGCCCTAGCCCTCTCCCCATGATTTTGTGGCAGTATGGCTTAGTCACGCTCGAACAACTCGATCGCATCTTCGATTGGATGGAAAGTCCCCAAGGGTTGAGCTAA
- a CDS encoding Bax inhibitor-1 family protein: MANTTNFRDAIRQAQSSALLGPNVIPRALPFLGGGLVLTAVGTYGGLGMLGNNPGLFMTTFWIALVAEFALYFVVRGIAERGNNTVALPLLALYSLLSGYTLSGLVAVALGTSGVGIQGVGVAAIACGITFIAARSIGSNLSDKDGLALTQTVQIGIIALFVVLIVQLLFTVFGFGTPSWIEIAISGVGVVLFAGASVVDFYILPRTYRDDQNLLAALSMYLTYINLFIFILRLLIALNSRD; this comes from the coding sequence ATGGCTAATACAACGAACTTTCGCGATGCCATTCGCCAAGCGCAATCTTCAGCGCTACTCGGCCCGAATGTCATCCCCAGAGCTTTACCTTTCCTTGGCGGCGGGCTGGTTTTAACCGCTGTCGGTACTTACGGCGGACTCGGGATGTTGGGCAACAATCCCGGTTTGTTTATGACAACCTTCTGGATTGCCCTCGTTGCCGAATTCGCTCTTTACTTCGTCGTGCGCGGGATTGCCGAACGCGGCAATAATACCGTCGCCCTCCCCTTACTCGCGCTCTACAGCTTGCTTTCCGGCTATACCCTCAGCGGGCTTGTCGCCGTAGCGCTGGGAACTTCGGGAGTGGGCATTCAGGGCGTAGGAGTCGCCGCGATCGCCTGCGGGATAACTTTTATCGCGGCGCGCAGTATCGGTTCTAACCTTTCCGACAAAGATGGACTGGCGCTAACGCAAACCGTGCAAATCGGCATTATCGCGCTGTTTGTCGTCTTAATCGTTCAACTGCTCTTTACCGTTTTTGGCTTCGGCACGCCCAGTTGGATAGAGATTGCTATCTCTGGCGTGGGAGTCGTGCTGTTTGCAGGTGCGTCGGTGGTCGATTTCTACATTTTGCCCCGCACCTACCGCGACGACCAAAACCTGCTGGCGGCGCTGTCGATGTATTTAACGTATATCAACCTGTTTATCTTTATTTTAAGACTGCTGATTGCGCTCAATAGTCGAGACTAA